In Burkholderia savannae, one genomic interval encodes:
- a CDS encoding urease accessory protein UreF encodes MDTAELVALLHLASPALPIGAFSYSQGLEAALDAPLIRNADDARDWIASGLADVLAHGELPFLAHQLARWHAHDAAALAEANDEFVASRESSELRRETEQMGWSLAQLCASLEWGDAARRATLASISPIALPSAFAFAAAAHGATPDATLAAYAFGWVENQTAAAIKAVPLGQLAGQKIIVALREPIRAAVRRALATPPDAINTFAPQLGILSARHESQYSRLFRS; translated from the coding sequence ATGGACACCGCTGAGCTCGTCGCGCTGCTGCATCTCGCGTCGCCGGCCTTGCCGATCGGCGCGTTCAGCTATTCGCAGGGCCTCGAGGCCGCGCTCGACGCGCCGCTCATCCGCAACGCCGACGACGCGCGCGACTGGATCGCGAGCGGTCTCGCCGACGTGCTCGCGCACGGCGAGCTGCCGTTCCTCGCGCATCAACTCGCGCGCTGGCACGCGCACGACGCGGCGGCGCTCGCCGAGGCGAACGACGAATTCGTCGCGAGCCGTGAATCGTCCGAGCTGCGCCGCGAAACCGAGCAGATGGGCTGGTCGCTCGCGCAACTGTGCGCGTCGCTCGAATGGGGCGACGCCGCGCGCCGCGCGACGCTCGCGTCGATCTCGCCGATCGCGCTGCCGAGCGCGTTCGCGTTCGCGGCGGCCGCGCACGGCGCGACGCCCGACGCGACGCTCGCCGCGTACGCGTTCGGCTGGGTCGAGAACCAGACGGCCGCCGCGATCAAGGCGGTGCCGCTCGGCCAGCTCGCGGGCCAGAAGATCATCGTCGCGCTGCGCGAGCCGATCCGCGCCGCGGTGCGCCGCGCGCTCGCGACGCCGCCCGACGCGATCAACACGTTCGCGCCGCAGCTCGGCATCCTGTCCGCGCGGCACGAATCGCAGTATTCGCGCCTGTTCCGTTCATAA
- the ureE gene encoding urease accessory protein UreE → MRTIDKRIAPNVKLAASLVARAPALTLAYDARCKSRLAATLDTGEEIALVLPRGTVLADGDVLVADDGALVRVAAADEAVLLVRAPDALTLTRAAYHLGNRHTPVEVGAHYLKLEYDPVLADMLTRLGATIERANAPFQPEAGAYGGGHRHGHDATFAEDYALAQQVFGEHHGHSHSHSHSHDHDHDHDHDHDHDHDHQHGPSCSHGHGHGHR, encoded by the coding sequence ATGCGCACGATCGACAAACGCATCGCCCCGAACGTGAAACTCGCCGCCTCGCTCGTCGCGCGCGCGCCGGCGCTCACGCTCGCTTATGACGCGCGCTGCAAGAGCCGGCTCGCCGCGACGCTCGACACGGGCGAGGAAATCGCGCTCGTGCTGCCGCGCGGCACGGTGCTCGCCGACGGCGACGTGCTCGTCGCCGACGACGGCGCGCTCGTGCGCGTCGCCGCGGCCGACGAAGCCGTGCTGCTCGTGCGCGCGCCCGACGCGCTCACGCTCACGCGCGCCGCGTACCATCTCGGCAACCGGCATACGCCCGTCGAGGTCGGCGCGCATTACCTGAAGCTCGAATACGATCCCGTGCTCGCCGATATGCTCACGCGCCTCGGCGCGACGATCGAGCGCGCGAACGCGCCGTTCCAGCCGGAAGCCGGCGCATACGGCGGCGGGCATCGGCACGGGCACGACGCGACGTTCGCCGAGGATTACGCGCTCGCGCAGCAGGTGTTCGGCGAGCACCACGGCCACTCGCACTCGCACTCGCACTCGCACGATCACGATCACGATCACGATCACGATCACGATCACGATCACGATCATCAGCATGGTCCGTCCTGCTCGCACGGTCATGGCCATGGACACCGCTGA
- the waaA gene encoding lipid IV(A) 3-deoxy-D-manno-octulosonic acid transferase, with translation MLRAIYRALWWLIAPLAVLRLLWRSRKERGYREHIGERFGFGPGRALARHIDESTPIVWVHAVSVGETRAAQPLVDALMRARPDVHVLLTHMTPSGRATGEQIFGERVSRCYLPYDLPHLVRRFLHGWRPSLGLVMETEVWPTLIDECRRADVPLVLTNARMSARSFRRAAKFGSAAREVFGGFSRVLAQSPADAERLSSLGARNVAVLGNLKFDMTTPPELAARGRAWREAIGGRPVWVAASTRDGEEALVLDAFAGVTTPGALLILVPRHPQRFAEVAALVERRGLRHARRTEWAADAAAAAAGQPAASALPANVDVLLGDSMGELGAYYAAADIAFIGGSLLPLGGQNLIEACAVGVPVLIGPHVFNFTQATADAVAAGACAQVRDSADLACTLDELFADHARRTAMGAAGAAFAARHRGATARTVDVLNALLPPPRAVSAASDEGEGGGRDTGAARD, from the coding sequence ATGCTGAGAGCGATCTATCGCGCGCTGTGGTGGCTGATCGCGCCGCTCGCGGTGCTGCGCCTGCTGTGGCGCTCGCGCAAGGAGCGCGGCTATCGCGAGCATATCGGCGAGCGCTTCGGCTTCGGGCCGGGCCGCGCGCTTGCGCGCCACATCGACGAATCGACGCCGATCGTCTGGGTGCACGCGGTGTCCGTCGGCGAGACGCGCGCCGCGCAGCCGCTCGTCGATGCGCTGATGCGCGCGCGGCCCGACGTGCACGTGCTGCTCACTCACATGACGCCGAGCGGCCGCGCGACGGGCGAGCAGATCTTCGGCGAGCGCGTGTCGCGCTGCTATCTGCCGTACGATCTGCCGCATCTCGTGCGGCGCTTCCTGCATGGGTGGCGGCCGTCGCTCGGCCTCGTGATGGAGACTGAAGTCTGGCCGACGCTCATCGACGAGTGCCGCCGCGCCGACGTGCCGCTCGTATTGACGAACGCGCGGATGTCGGCGCGCTCGTTCAGGCGCGCGGCGAAGTTCGGCTCGGCCGCGCGCGAAGTGTTCGGCGGCTTCTCGCGCGTGCTCGCGCAAAGCCCGGCCGACGCGGAGCGCCTGTCATCGCTCGGCGCGCGCAACGTCGCCGTGCTCGGCAACCTGAAGTTCGACATGACGACGCCGCCCGAGCTCGCCGCGCGCGGCCGCGCATGGCGCGAGGCGATCGGCGGGCGGCCGGTGTGGGTCGCGGCGAGCACGCGCGACGGCGAGGAGGCGCTCGTGCTCGACGCGTTCGCTGGGGTGACGACGCCGGGTGCGCTGCTGATTCTCGTGCCGCGCCATCCGCAGCGCTTCGCCGAAGTCGCGGCGCTCGTCGAGCGGCGCGGCTTGCGCCACGCACGCCGCACCGAATGGGCGGCCGACGCGGCCGCCGCCGCGGCGGGCCAGCCGGCCGCATCCGCGTTGCCGGCAAACGTCGACGTGCTGCTCGGCGATTCGATGGGCGAGCTGGGCGCGTACTACGCGGCCGCCGACATCGCGTTCATCGGCGGGAGCCTGCTGCCGCTCGGCGGGCAGAATCTGATCGAGGCGTGCGCGGTGGGCGTGCCGGTGCTGATCGGGCCGCACGTGTTCAACTTCACGCAGGCGACGGCCGATGCGGTCGCGGCGGGCGCGTGCGCGCAGGTGCGGGATTCGGCGGATCTTGCGTGCACGCTAGACGAACTGTTCGCCGATCACGCGCGCCGCACCGCGATGGGCGCGGCGGGCGCCGCGTTCGCCGCGCGGCATCGCGGGGCGACCGCGCGCACGGTCGACGTGCTGAATGCGCTGTTGCCGCCGCCGCGTGCCGTGTCGGCGGCAAGCGACGAAGGCGAGGGCGGCGGGCGCGACACGGGGGCTGCGCGCGACTGA
- a CDS encoding Kdo hydroxylase family protein has translation MSESQIIEIASADWSGQHLSVPREQLLAGLEDGKVLFFSHLRFAIEGGEEALLDPAFADPKRKNISLAPNGGALAGVAGDAVTQSAVRALIARFQQQAGTLVDGLFPEYRGKLRVAPTSLRLMQVETRETSWRKDDSRLHVDAFPSRPNYGERILRVFTNVNPAGVPRVWRVGEPFEDVAKRFLPRIKPQVPGSAWLLELLHVTKSRRSAYDHLMLNLHDSMKADLDYQKSSPQQTMPFPSGSVWVCFSDQASHAVMSGQFMLEQTFFLPVDAMVRPERAPLGILERLQGRALV, from the coding sequence ATGAGCGAATCCCAGATCATCGAAATTGCGTCCGCCGACTGGAGCGGCCAACATCTGTCCGTGCCGCGCGAGCAGCTGCTCGCCGGCCTCGAAGACGGCAAGGTGCTGTTCTTTTCACATCTGCGCTTCGCGATCGAAGGCGGCGAGGAAGCGCTGCTCGATCCCGCGTTCGCCGATCCGAAGCGCAAGAACATCAGCCTCGCGCCGAACGGCGGCGCGCTCGCCGGCGTGGCGGGCGACGCCGTCACGCAATCGGCCGTGCGCGCGCTGATCGCGCGTTTCCAGCAGCAGGCGGGCACGCTCGTCGACGGCCTCTTTCCCGAGTATCGCGGCAAGCTGCGCGTCGCGCCGACGAGCCTGCGCCTGATGCAGGTCGAGACGCGCGAGACGTCGTGGCGCAAGGACGACAGCCGCCTGCACGTCGACGCGTTTCCGTCGCGGCCGAATTACGGCGAGCGGATTCTGCGCGTGTTCACCAACGTGAACCCGGCGGGCGTGCCGCGCGTGTGGCGCGTCGGCGAGCCGTTCGAGGACGTCGCGAAGCGCTTCTTGCCGCGCATCAAGCCGCAGGTGCCGGGCTCCGCGTGGCTGCTCGAATTGCTGCACGTGACGAAGTCGCGCCGCAGCGCGTACGACCACCTGATGCTGAATCTGCACGACAGCATGAAGGCCGATCTCGACTATCAGAAGAGCAGCCCGCAGCAGACGATGCCGTTCCCGTCGGGCAGCGTGTGGGTGTGCTTCTCGGATCAGGCGTCGCACGCGGTGATGTCCGGCCAGTTCATGCTCGAGCAGACTTTCTTCCTGCCGGTGGACGCGATGGTCCGTCCGGAGCGCGCGCCGCTCGGCATTCTCGAACGCCTGCAGGGCAGGGCTCTCGTTTGA
- the ureG gene encoding urease accessory protein UreG, producing MNAPHSAAAARRTKKLPPLRVGIGGPVGSGKTTLLEMLCKGMRERYDLVAITNDIYTKEDQRLLTIAGALPEERIMGVETGGCPHTAIREDASINLEAVDRMLSRFPDADIVFIESGGDNLAATFSPELSDLTIYVIDVAGGEKIPRKGGPGITKSDLLVINKTDLAPLVGANLDVMASDTKKMRGERPYVMCNLKALDGVADVIAFIEKKGLLTV from the coding sequence ATGAACGCACCCCATTCCGCGGCGGCGGCCCGCCGCACGAAGAAGCTCCCGCCGCTGCGCGTCGGCATCGGCGGCCCCGTCGGCTCCGGCAAGACGACGCTCCTCGAAATGCTCTGCAAGGGCATGCGCGAGCGCTACGACCTCGTCGCGATCACGAACGACATCTACACGAAGGAAGACCAGCGCCTGCTGACGATCGCGGGCGCGCTGCCCGAAGAACGGATCATGGGCGTCGAGACGGGCGGCTGCCCGCACACGGCGATCCGCGAGGACGCGTCGATCAATCTCGAGGCGGTCGACCGGATGCTGTCGCGCTTTCCGGACGCGGACATCGTGTTCATCGAATCGGGCGGCGACAACCTCGCGGCGACGTTCAGCCCTGAGCTGTCGGACCTGACGATCTACGTGATCGACGTCGCGGGCGGCGAGAAGATTCCGCGCAAGGGCGGCCCGGGGATCACGAAGTCGGATCTGCTCGTGATCAACAAGACGGATCTCGCGCCGCTCGTGGGCGCGAATCTCGACGTGATGGCGTCCGACACGAAGAAGATGCGCGGCGAACGCCCGTACGTGATGTGCAATCTGAAGGCGCTCGACGGCGTCGCCGACGTGATCGCGTTCATCGAGAAAAAAGGATTGCTGACGGTCTGA